The Pseudodesulfovibrio cashew genomic sequence GAACTTTTTATCTGGGCGGCCCCTTCCCGGATGGCCTGCCCGAGCGGAATGCGCCGGTCTCCGGCGTCGGGCGAGAACAGGAACAGGGGCAGGCAGAAGAGCAGATACCAGGCCGCGGTCAGCGGCATGACTGCGCGTACGTGTAGGGCCTCCTCGTGGGGAATGCCGAACCACGCGCCCGGCTGGACGAAGCCGTACAGGGCGATGACCAGCAGAACCAGGCCGCCGGCGTAGCCCAGCCCCCAGCCCCAGCCCGACCAGCGGCCCACGGCCTCGGGCTCGGCCAGGCCCGGGAGCATGGCGTTGTAAAAGATCATGGCGTATTCGCTGCCCACGGTGCCGATCCCGGCCAAAAGCAGGGCCAGGGGCACGCAGGCGGTGTCCGGGCGCACGAACCAGAGCAGTCCGGTTGCGGCGATGCAGAGCCCGGTGAAGAGGGCGAGCCATGGCTTTCGCCGCCCCGTGCGGTCGGCCACGGCTCCCAGCAGCGGGCCGCCCAGGCCGATGACCAGCCCGGCCGCGCCCATCATGTTGCCCCACAGGGCCGTGCCCACGGTCTCGTTCGCTGCCACCCCCTTGGCGAAGTAGGCGGCGAAGACAAAAGTCTGGATCAGGGCCGCAAACCCGGAGTTGGCCCAGTCGTAGAGCGCCCAGGCTCGGAGGGCGCGCACATCTGTGGCGCGGGGTGAGTCGTCCTGTGTGCTCATTGGGTGGGAATGGCGTCGCGGCACGCCTGGACAAAGGCTTCGGCCATGCCCGGATGACTTGCGAAGTGGAGGTGGATGTAGGAGCCCAGTGTGTTTGCGTGCAGGAACCCCTCGGGGTGAGGGATGACCCCCTTGCGTCCTCGCACGGCATAGGCCGTTCGGGTGGTGGAGAGATCGGCGTCCTCGCGGATGGAGGAGTAGTGGAACTCGTGGCCCCTTGCCGTCAGCCCGGCCGGGCCGAACAGGGTTGTATCGCGGGTGGTGACCTCCCGGTAGCCGAGGGCCCGGAACCGCTCGCCCATGTCAGCGCGGAAGGGGAAGACTCCGGTCATGGCGTAGCGCCCGCGCCCGGTGATGATGTCCTCCATCAGGTACATGAAGCCGCCGCACTCGGCGTAGACCGGGCGGCCGGACTCACAGAACTCCCTGACTTCGCGCCGCAGCTTGTTGTTCTGGCCCAGCTCGAAGGCGTAGAGTTCGGGATAGCCGCCGCCCAGGTAGAGGCCGTCCAGGGCGTCGGGCAGCCTCGGGGCGGTCATGGGTGAAAATTCCACCAGCCGTGCGCCGGCGTCACGCAGCAGGCGCAGGTTTTCCTCGTAGTAGAAGCAGAAGGCCGCGTCCCGGGCAATGCCGATGGTCACGGTGCCCATCTGGGGGACCGGCTCGAAGGGCGGGATCGCCTCGATATCCGGCAGGGCCTCCAGGAGCGCGTCCAGGTCCATGCCTCGCTCCACCCAGTCCGCCAGCCGTCCATAGCGGTCCGGGTCGGCCTCGCCGCATTCGGCGGTGACCAGGCCCAGATGGCGGGAGGGGGTGGCGATGGATTCGTCCCGGCCCAGGCAACCCAGTACCGGGATATTCGGCATGAGGGACATGGCCTCGGTGAGCAGGCTCGCGTGGTTTTCGCTGCCCACCCGGTTGAAGATCACCCCCGCGAGGTTCACGTCCGGGTCGAAGCCCGCGTAGCCCGAGACCAGGGCCGCTGCGGAACGGGCCATGGACCGGGCGTCCACGACCAGGATTACGGGCAGGCCCAGGGTCTTGGCCATCTGGGCGGTGGACCCGCTGTCGTCCGTGCCGGAGATGCCGTCGTACAGGCCCATGACGCCTTCGGCTACGGCCACGTCGCAGTGGGCGGCGTAGCGGTTGAAAATGTCGAGGTTGGTGGCCGCGTCGAGCATCCAGCCGTCCAGGTTGTGGCTGGGCACGGGCTTGCCGTCCACGGCGCAGGCCAGGGCGTGGTGCCCGGGATCGATGAAGTCGGGGCCGCACTTGTAGGGCTGCACGGCCAGCCCTCGTCGGGCCAGGGCCGCCATGAGGCCCAGCGAAACCGATGTCTTGCCGCACCCGCTGTGCGTTCCGGCGACGACAAAGCCCTTGACCGTGCTCATGGGGTCTCCCGGGTTAGATCAGCTCGTTTTTCGTCAGGTACGCCAACAGCTTTCCGCCCTCCGGATGGTCCGGATTCAGGGCGAGGCAATGCTGGGCGGCATCGGCGCATCCGGCCCAGTCTTCCATGTCGAACAGGGCGCGGCCCAGATTGTACCAGAGGTTCTCGTCGTCCGAGGAGAGCTCCAGGGCGCGCCGGTAGTAGTCCACGGCCTGCTGAAGCATCTTTTCCCGGCGCAGGGCGATGCCGTACTCGTTGAACAGGTGCTTGTGCTCGTCGGCGAACGCGGCGTCGATCTTGACGATCCGGTCGAAGACCTCCTGCGCTTTTTCCTTTTCGTCGCGGGCCAGCAGGCAGAGGCCGATGCCGAAGTTGGCCCGGACATTGGCTTCGTCCAGGTCCAGGGCGTTGGCATACTCGAATTCGGCGGTGAAGGTTTCGTTGCGCTTGCGGAATTTGTCGCCCCGGGCCAGGGCCTTCTGCACCTTGCGCAGATTGCCCAGAACATCCTTGTAGAGCTGGGGCATGGGCAGATAGTCCTCCAGCAGCTCTTCCTTTGAGATGCGCTCGATAGGCCCGCAAGGCGTAAGCTTGTTATTGATGAGTTGCATTTCCACGGTGTCGTCCTCGACCTCCTTCACGTAGTAGAAGGCCTTGGCCTTGACCCGTTTGGCCGTGGTGCCGGTGCCGATCTTGGAGTGGCGTTCGATGCCGAAGACGCCTTCGATGGGGCCGCTGTCGTGGGGTGCGCTCATGATTTTCATACCGGTTCAGGTTGATGCGGGAAGCGTTTCGATCACGATACACGTGTTTGCGCTGTATGAGAAGCCTCGGCGTATTCGCTTATTCCTCGGGGAGAGGCAGCGTCCTGAGCAGGAGGTATCCCGCGATTCCCGCCAGTGTGGAGGTGGCCAGGATGGCCGTCTTGGCCGCGCCGAGCAGGGCTGCGTCGTTGCCGAAGGCAAGTGAGGCGATGAACAGCGACATGGTGAAGCCGATGCCGCCCAGAAGCCCCGCGCCCAGGAAATGCCGGAAGGTCATGCCGCCCGGCCAGCCACCTGAAAGCCGGGCCATGAGCCAGACCATCAGGACGATGCCGATGGGTTTGCCCAGGAACAGGCCCAGGCCCACGCCCTGGGCCACGGGAGAGGCTGCCAGCGCGCCGAAGCCGTTCTCCAGGGTGACGCCCGCATTGGCCAGGGCGAAGACGGGCATGATGGCGTAGTCCACCAGGGGGTGCATGGCGTGCTCAAGCCGCTGCAGTGGGGTCTGGGCACGGGAGGTCACGTGGCGCATGGCGAGCAGCGCGGAGTTCATGCCCGAATTGGAGAGCACTGTAGCCCCGGGTTCGACCGCCTCCTGGTATGATTCGAGGATGTTGCTGGCATTGAAATGGAAGGCCTCGGCGTCGCAGCGGGTTCGGGCCGGAATGGCGAAGGCCATGAGTACGCCCGCCACCGTGGAGTGGACTCCGGACTTCAGGATGGTCAGCCAGACCAGAATGCCCACCAGAGCGTAGAAGGCCGGAGCGCGGACCCCCATGCGGTTGCCCGCAAAGGCCAGGGCCAGCAGCCCGGCTGCGGTCAGGAGCATCCAGAGGGCCACATCCGAGGTATAGAACAGGGCGATGACCAGGACCGCGCCGATGTCGTCCACAATGGCCACGGCGGTCAGGAATATCTTGAGCTGGTAGGGCACGCGGTCGCCCAGTAGGGCAAGGATGCCCAGTGCGAAGGCGATATCCGTGGCCATGGGGATTCCCCAGCCGTGGGCGCCCGGCGTTGCGACGTTGACCGTCGCGTACAGCAGGGCGGGTACGGCCATGCCGCCCACCGCCGCCAGGATGGGCAGGATGGCCTGGCGCCGGGAGGAGAGTTCGCCGACCTTGAATTCCCGCTTTATCTCCAGGCCGACCACGAAGAAGAACATGGCCATGAGCCCGTCGTTGACCCATAGGAGCAGCGGTTTGGAGAGCTCCAGGGAGCCGTAGCCCATGGTGAGCTTGGTCTCCCAGACCAGGTGGTAGCTGTGGCTCCAGGGGGAGTTGGCCCAGATGAGCGCGGCCAGGGCGCTGAAGATCAGAAGCAGGCCACCGGTGGATTTGGATTTGAAGAACTCCTGGAAGGGGAGGAGAACCTGTTCGATGGGTTCAAGCCCGCAGGAGACAAAGTTTCGTATCGTCATGAGGTACTCCCGGAAAGCCGGGAATACCCCCGCTTTCGTCAGGTTCTGTGTTTATCGCCGGACAGGACCTCGTCGACGTCGTCGGCGAACAACGGCTTGTAGAATAGGAAACCTTGGACGTAACGGCAACCTTCCCGCTCAAGAAAGGCGAGTTGTTGAGGCGTTTCCACCCCTTCGGCCACGATTTTGAGGTCCAGGGACCGGCCCAGGGCGAAGACCGTGCGCACGATGGCCTGGCTGTCCAGGTTGTCGTCCACGTCGTTGATGAAGGAGCGGTCCAGCTTGACCACATCGATGGGGAAACGCTGGAGATAGGAGAGCGAGGAGTAGCCGGTGCCGAAATCGTCGATGCAGACGTTGGCCCCCAGATTCTTGATCTGCTTGAGGATGTCCTCGGCCACGGACGGGTTCTCCATGAGCGCGGACTCGGTTATCTCTATGTTCAGGCATTCAGGCGACAGGCCGGACGCCTCCAGGGCACGTGAAACCTGGCCGGGGAGGATAGCCTGGCCGAAGTGCTTGCCGGAGATGTTGATGTTCAGGGTCAACTCGTCGTTGCCGAACTGCTTCTGCCACAGGCGGACCTGCTCGCAGGCCTTGTTCAGCACGAGGTTGTCGATGGCGTAGATGAGGCCGGTGTCCTCGGCCAGGGGGATGAACCGGTCCGGGCTGATGGTCCCGTGCTCGGGATGGGGCCAGCGGATCAGGGCCTCGAAGCCGGATATATGCCGGGTCTCCAGCCTGACGATGGGCTGGTAGGCCAGCACGAATTCATCCAGGTCCACGGCGCGCCTGAGGTCCGTCTCCAGGGCCAGGAGCTTGAGGGCCTGGTCGTGCATCTTGCGGTTGAAGACCTTGAACATGGATTTGCCCAGTTCCTTGGCGCGGTACATGGCGGTGTCCGCGTCCCTGAGCAGGGCCTCGGGCCGATCGTACCCCTCGGTCTTGAGCACGATGCCCAGCGAGGCCGATGTGAAGACTTCGTGCCCTTGGATGGTAAAGGGCTGGCGCACTCCGTCAAGAATGCGTCGGGCGATGGTGATGGCATCCCTTGGCGCGGTGATCTCTTCCAGCAGGATGGCGAACTCGTCGCCACCGAACCGGGCCACGGTGTCCACGGAACGGGCGCAACTTTCCAGGACGCGCGCCACGCTGCGCAGCAGCTCGTCGCCGGTTTCATGGCCCAGGGAGTCATTGATGATCTTGAACCGATCCAGGTCCATGTAGAGGACCGCGAAGAGGTGCCTGCGGCGGCGTCCGCGCTCCATGGCCATGCGCAGGTGGTCGAGGAACAGGGCGCGGTTGGGCAGGCCGGTGAGCGGATCGTGGAAGGCCTGGCGCTTGAGCTGGTCCTCGGCCTTCTTGCGCAGGGTGATGTCCTCGGCCGAGCCCTCGTAGTGGTCCAGGATGCCGTCTTCGTCGAAGATGGCCCGGGCGTTTTCCGTTATCCAGATGATCCGGCCGTCCCGCCGCCTGATCTTGGAGACGAAGTCGATGACCTCGCCGTCCTTGGCGATGCGGCGCACGAACTCCTGCCGCCGTCCCGGTTCCATGTAGACCTGGGTGCCGATGTCGTAGACAGCCCCGGTGATCTCCTCGGGCGCATTGTAGCCCAGGATGCGGGCCAGAGCGGGGTTGGCGCTGAGAAAACGGCCCGAGGGCGAGGTCTGGTAGATGCCCTCCACCGCGTTTTCGAAAATGGTCCGGTATTTCTTTTCGGCCTTCTTGAGAGCCTCGCCGATGACGCGCCGTTCGGCGATTTCCACCTTGAGCTGGGAGTTGGTCCTGAGCAGTTCGCCGGTCCTCTCCTCAACGGTATTCTGGAGGGCGTCCCTGGCCTCTTCCAGTTCGCGGGTCTTTTGTCGAACGCGTTCTTCCAGACCGGAGACCAGTTCGGCGATGTGCCGGGCCATGGATTGCATGGCCCTGGCCAACTGGCCCACCTCGTCGCTGGAGTCGATCTCCGGCACGTTGGTGAAGTCCTTGGCCGCCACGCGCCGGGCGTAGTCGGTCAACTGCTGCAGGGGGCGCGAGATGCTCAGGAAAAAGAGCAGGGCCAGGCCGAGGCTTCCGGCCAGGAGCAACAGCGAGAGGAACTGCTGTTCGACCACGGCCTCGCGAATCTTCTTGTTGATGGCCGCGGAGTCCATCCCAATGTGGACGTACCCGGCCACCCCTTCCAGAATAGGTTCGACCACATGCAGGTGCGCGTCCTTACCGCTGCCCACCGTGTAGAGCTTTTTGCCGCTCTCGGGCAGGTTTTTCGGAATGGAGGCGGCCAGTTCCTTTACGGCCGGGGGCACGTTAGGGATGAAGGTGTGGGCGATAACCTCGCCCTTGCCGTTGGTGACCAGGACATAGGCCACGCCTTCGATGCTCCGGTACCGTTCGATGCGCGACTGGGTGCTTCCCGCGTCCCGCCGCAGGACGTCGACGATGTCGGAATCGGCCACGCTTTGCGCCAGGGCTATGGCCTTGGACTCGTATTCACTCGTCATTTCGCGCCGGAGGCGGTTGGCAAAGGTCAGGGAGGAGACCAGTGCGATGACTCCGAACATGATCACCATGAACAGAAGCGGCTTGAGAAAGAGTTTGGGAGCCTTCACTTGCGCCACCTCGCCCAGTTGAGCACAGGCAGAAACGCTCCGTCCCTGACCGTGGTGAAATAGATCTCGTGCAGGCCCTGGTGCCCGGAACCGAAGCTGACCGGTTCGCCTATGCCCAGATCAAACCCCCTGATGGAGGCGAGTGCCTCGGGGATCCTGCTTCGGTCCGGTTTGTCTCCCATGCGCCTGACCATTTCCACGAGCAGCATGGCGTTGAGAAAACCCTCGAAGCTGACATGGCTGAACCGTCTCGGGATATACTCCGGTCCGGATACCTCTGGCGTCTCCCTGTATTCCGCCATGAGCATGCGGTAGAGGCGGACCGTCCGGTATCCCGTGGCCTCGTAGCTGGGGACGACCTGGGTGTTGAGCAGCCTCGTGGTGTAATCCCTGTTCTTGCGCTGTCCCTCCGCGATAAGCAGATCCAGCATCTTGTCGCTGTCGTCGAAGGAGAGACCAGCCACGGGCAGGGTATGCCCTGCGTCTCGCAGGTCGCGGATGAATGCGGCCTGGGCGGCGTATGTCCCTGCGCAGATGATGGCGTCCGGCTCGGATTTCATGATCAGCCGGACCTCCTCGGTGAAATTCGAGTCCAGTTCCGCGCCTCGCGCATAGGCCGCATCGCTCGCCATTGGCAGGCCGTAGCCTTTCAGAGCGCGCCTCACTCCGTCCCATCCGGTCCTGCCGTAGGCGTCGTTCTGGTAGAAGACCGCGATACGCTTGCGGCCCGTTTCAATAAGCTTGTGCACCAGGCTGGCGGTTTCCTCGAAATAGGAGGGGCGGAGGTTGTATACATACTGGTAGTATGGCTGTGAACGCAGGGGCTGGGAGCCCGAGAGGGGGAAGAGCAGATAGAGGTCCCGGTTGTTGAATTTCTCCAGCAGGGGCAGGACGTAGGTGGTGGTGGGAGTGCCGACGTAGGAGAACAGGGCGAAGACGTCCTCCTCAGCGAAACGGAGCGTGTTGCGGAAGCTGGGGCTGGGGTTGTAGCCGTCGTTGGCGGGCATGATCTCGATCCTGCGCCCGTTCACGCCGCCATTGGCGTTGACGTGCTCCAGATAGGCCATGATCCCCCGATAGAACTCGATGCCGATTTCGCTGTTTGCCCCGGTGAAGGCCGCCGACATGCCGAAAACCAGCGGCGGTTCCTGTCCTGCATGCGCCGTGCCCGCCCTGATGGGCAGGGACACCAGAAGAAATGCCGCCAGCAGGACTGCGGCCTTGTTGGTTACTTTACCGGGATTTGGCACAGGGAATCAATGCCACTCATGGAGGGAAAGTGCAACCGGGCGAGCCGATATTCACGGAAAGATCAGGTATCGGCATTCCTGGGCGGAGCGTTTGGAGAGCAACACATTCATGGCGGCTCCTTCCTTTCTCGCCCTGTTTGAATTATGGGATGAGCAAGGAGAAATATATGTTCATGCGGATCCTCATCCCGTTTTTGTCCGTCGTCCTCGGCTGCGTTTTCGCGGTCGAGACTCTCGCCGCAGGGAACTCAACCCGGAAGGCGCGGTCCGGGACCGAACTCGTGTTCGATGAGGTTGCCTATGATTACGAACTGCGGCGCAACCTAGGCTATGCGGTTTCCGGTGGCGCGGACATCAACGAGTGTTTTCATGCGGCCCGGTCGATTGCGCCAGGGGACGGTGTCTCCTGGTTCAAGGCCTGGAATGAGCTGGCCGAGCGCCTTCGCGCCGATGCCGCCCACGCCCTGGCCGGGGACCACAGGATTTCGGCGCGCGAGGCGCTGTTGCGCGCCAGCAACTACTACCGTAGCGCCGCCTTTTTTCTGCACGGCGATCCGTCCGATCCGCGCATCGTGGAAACCGCGCGCCTCAGCCGCGAGACCTTCCGCCGGGCGGCCGCCCTCATGGACCGACCCGTGGAGGCGGTCGGCATCCCGTACGAGAACACCTCCTTGCCCGGCTATTTCTTGCAGCCGGACCGTTCCTCCAGCCCCAGGAAGACCTTGCTGCTGCAGACCGGGTTCGACGGTACGGGAGAGGAGCTCTACTTCACCTCCGTGTTTGCGCTGGACCGGGGGTACAACGTGCTCATCTTCGAAGGCCCGGGCCAGGGCGCGGCGCTCCTTGAACAGGGTCTGCATTTTCGCCGGGACTGGGAGAAGGTGGTCACTCCGGTGGTGGACTATGCCCTGAAACGGCCAGAGGTGGCCCCCGGAAAGGTGGCCCTCATGGGCCTGAGCATGGGCGGTTTCCTTGCACCCCGCGCCGCCGCCTTCGAGCATCGCCTGGCGGCCTGCGTGGCAAACCCCGGACAGCTCGATCTCTATGGTGCAAAACGGCCTTCACCCAAGGAGTGGGAGGAAATGCTCGCCGACCCGGCCGGGACCGACCGGGAGCTTCGCGCCCTCATGGCAAAAGACGTGGGCTTCCGCTGGTGGATCAATAACGGCATGTTCACCACCGGCGCGAAGACGCCGCTGGAGTTCATGAAGGTCTGGGGGGAGTTCTCCCTGGAGGGCGTGGTCGGAAATATCGCGTGCCCGACCCTGGTCATCGGCTCCGACGGCGATCACTTCCTGACCATGGACGATTCGCGCGCTCTCTACGACAGGCTCAAGTGCCCCAAAACATTTCTTGCCTTCCATGGACGCAACCAAGCCAACCGGCATTGTCAGGTGGGAGCCCTGGTCGCCGGGACGGCGCGGATTCTCGACTGGCTGGACGAGACCCTCAAATAGCGTCTTCGGCGGACGTTCAGCGGTCCTGCGTGCCTTTCGGGCCGTGGGCGCGCACGAACCACTGGATCTGGCGGCAGACGCCCATGAGCAGGTTGAACTCGTTACGCTTGAGGTTGATCTTGGAGAAGAAGCGGCGCACCGGGAGCATCCAGTAGTCGGGGTTGTCGTCCTTGAGAAAGTCGATGGCCAGCAGGGACTCCTGAAGGTTGGCGAAGAGCGCCTCCTGTTCCTGCACGGTGGTGGGGCGCTCTTCGGGCGGTCCGCCAGGCGTGAAGGGCTTGTCCAGAGCCTTCTTGAAGCACTCGTAGAGGACCACGACCACGGCCTGGGCCAGGTTCAGCGAGGTTCCCTCCCGGCTGGTGGGGATGGTCATCAGCCCCGAGCAGAGGCTGGTCTCCTCATTGGTCAGTCCCTTGTCCTCCGGGCCGAACACGATGGCCACCCGGCCTCCGGAGCGCAGTCGTTCATCGATCACGCCTGCCAGGGTGGACGGGGACATGATCCCCTTGCGCCAGCCGCCGGTGCGTGCCGTGGTGCCGAATACCGCCGTGAACCCCTCCAGGGCCTCGGGCAGGGTGTCCACGATGCGCGCCCCTTCAAGGACGTGCTTGGCGTGGGCCGTGGCCAGGGGACGGGCCTTGTCCAGGTCGAAATTCTGCGGGGCCACGAGGATGAGCTTGTCCACGCCCATGTTAAGGCA encodes the following:
- a CDS encoding alpha/beta hydrolase family protein, with protein sequence MFMRILIPFLSVVLGCVFAVETLAAGNSTRKARSGTELVFDEVAYDYELRRNLGYAVSGGADINECFHAARSIAPGDGVSWFKAWNELAERLRADAAHALAGDHRISAREALLRASNYYRSAAFFLHGDPSDPRIVETARLSRETFRRAAALMDRPVEAVGIPYENTSLPGYFLQPDRSSSPRKTLLLQTGFDGTGEELYFTSVFALDRGYNVLIFEGPGQGAALLEQGLHFRRDWEKVVTPVVDYALKRPEVAPGKVALMGLSMGGFLAPRAAAFEHRLAACVANPGQLDLYGAKRPSPKEWEEMLADPAGTDRELRALMAKDVGFRWWINNGMFTTGAKTPLEFMKVWGEFSLEGVVGNIACPTLVIGSDGDHFLTMDDSRALYDRLKCPKTFLAFHGRNQANRHCQVGALVAGTARILDWLDETLK
- a CDS encoding cobyrinate a,c-diamide synthase codes for the protein MSTVKGFVVAGTHSGCGKTSVSLGLMAALARRGLAVQPYKCGPDFIDPGHHALACAVDGKPVPSHNLDGWMLDAATNLDIFNRYAAHCDVAVAEGVMGLYDGISGTDDSGSTAQMAKTLGLPVILVVDARSMARSAAALVSGYAGFDPDVNLAGVIFNRVGSENHASLLTEAMSLMPNIPVLGCLGRDESIATPSRHLGLVTAECGEADPDRYGRLADWVERGMDLDALLEALPDIEAIPPFEPVPQMGTVTIGIARDAAFCFYYEENLRLLRDAGARLVEFSPMTAPRLPDALDGLYLGGGYPELYAFELGQNNKLRREVREFCESGRPVYAECGGFMYLMEDIITGRGRYAMTGVFPFRADMGERFRALGYREVTTRDTTLFGPAGLTARGHEFHYSSIREDADLSTTRTAYAVRGRKGVIPHPEGFLHANTLGSYIHLHFASHPGMAEAFVQACRDAIPTQ
- a CDS encoding MFS transporter; the encoded protein is MSTQDDSPRATDVRALRAWALYDWANSGFAALIQTFVFAAYFAKGVAANETVGTALWGNMMGAAGLVIGLGGPLLGAVADRTGRRKPWLALFTGLCIAATGLLWFVRPDTACVPLALLLAGIGTVGSEYAMIFYNAMLPGLAEPEAVGRWSGWGWGLGYAGGLVLLVIALYGFVQPGAWFGIPHEEALHVRAVMPLTAAWYLLFCLPLFLFSPDAGDRRIPLGQAIREGAAQIKSSLGNVRRYRHIALFLLARMFYNDGLATLFAFGGIYAAGSFGMSPSEVILFGIGLNVTAGLGAAGFAWMDDKVGPRRTILVSLACLTICCGLILTITNLTLFWIFGLAVGIFVGPVQASSRSYLARTAPAELRGEMFGLFALSGKLTSFMGPLLVGWLTLASGSQRVGLSSVIVLFAVGLAGMFFVPRAVQTKE
- the nhaA gene encoding Na+/H+ antiporter NhaA, encoding MTIRNFVSCGLEPIEQVLLPFQEFFKSKSTGGLLLIFSALAALIWANSPWSHSYHLVWETKLTMGYGSLELSKPLLLWVNDGLMAMFFFVVGLEIKREFKVGELSSRRQAILPILAAVGGMAVPALLYATVNVATPGAHGWGIPMATDIAFALGILALLGDRVPYQLKIFLTAVAIVDDIGAVLVIALFYTSDVALWMLLTAAGLLALAFAGNRMGVRAPAFYALVGILVWLTILKSGVHSTVAGVLMAFAIPARTRCDAEAFHFNASNILESYQEAVEPGATVLSNSGMNSALLAMRHVTSRAQTPLQRLEHAMHPLVDYAIMPVFALANAGVTLENGFGALAASPVAQGVGLGLFLGKPIGIVLMVWLMARLSGGWPGGMTFRHFLGAGLLGGIGFTMSLFIASLAFGNDAALLGAAKTAILATSTLAGIAGYLLLRTLPLPEE
- a CDS encoding RNA methyltransferase encodes the protein MLDELAVVLFRPKFPENVGSAARACLNMGVDKLILVAPQNFDLDKARPLATAHAKHVLEGARIVDTLPEALEGFTAVFGTTARTGGWRKGIMSPSTLAGVIDERLRSGGRVAIVFGPEDKGLTNEETSLCSGLMTIPTSREGTSLNLAQAVVVVLYECFKKALDKPFTPGGPPEERPTTVQEQEALFANLQESLLAIDFLKDDNPDYWMLPVRRFFSKINLKRNEFNLLMGVCRQIQWFVRAHGPKGTQDR
- a CDS encoding ABC transporter substrate-binding protein, which produces MPNPGKVTNKAAVLLAAFLLVSLPIRAGTAHAGQEPPLVFGMSAAFTGANSEIGIEFYRGIMAYLEHVNANGGVNGRRIEIMPANDGYNPSPSFRNTLRFAEEDVFALFSYVGTPTTTYVLPLLEKFNNRDLYLLFPLSGSQPLRSQPYYQYVYNLRPSYFEETASLVHKLIETGRKRIAVFYQNDAYGRTGWDGVRRALKGYGLPMASDAAYARGAELDSNFTEEVRLIMKSEPDAIICAGTYAAQAAFIRDLRDAGHTLPVAGLSFDDSDKMLDLLIAEGQRKNRDYTTRLLNTQVVPSYEATGYRTVRLYRMLMAEYRETPEVSGPEYIPRRFSHVSFEGFLNAMLLVEMVRRMGDKPDRSRIPEALASIRGFDLGIGEPVSFGSGHQGLHEIYFTTVRDGAFLPVLNWARWRK
- a CDS encoding tetratricopeptide repeat protein, with amino-acid sequence MSAPHDSGPIEGVFGIERHSKIGTGTTAKRVKAKAFYYVKEVEDDTVEMQLINNKLTPCGPIERISKEELLEDYLPMPQLYKDVLGNLRKVQKALARGDKFRKRNETFTAEFEYANALDLDEANVRANFGIGLCLLARDEKEKAQEVFDRIVKIDAAFADEHKHLFNEYGIALRREKMLQQAVDYYRRALELSSDDENLWYNLGRALFDMEDWAGCADAAQHCLALNPDHPEGGKLLAYLTKNELI
- a CDS encoding EAL domain-containing protein, which gives rise to MKAPKLFLKPLLFMVIMFGVIALVSSLTFANRLRREMTSEYESKAIALAQSVADSDIVDVLRRDAGSTQSRIERYRSIEGVAYVLVTNGKGEVIAHTFIPNVPPAVKELAASIPKNLPESGKKLYTVGSGKDAHLHVVEPILEGVAGYVHIGMDSAAINKKIREAVVEQQFLSLLLLAGSLGLALLFFLSISRPLQQLTDYARRVAAKDFTNVPEIDSSDEVGQLARAMQSMARHIAELVSGLEERVRQKTRELEEARDALQNTVEERTGELLRTNSQLKVEIAERRVIGEALKKAEKKYRTIFENAVEGIYQTSPSGRFLSANPALARILGYNAPEEITGAVYDIGTQVYMEPGRRQEFVRRIAKDGEVIDFVSKIRRRDGRIIWITENARAIFDEDGILDHYEGSAEDITLRKKAEDQLKRQAFHDPLTGLPNRALFLDHLRMAMERGRRRRHLFAVLYMDLDRFKIINDSLGHETGDELLRSVARVLESCARSVDTVARFGGDEFAILLEEITAPRDAITIARRILDGVRQPFTIQGHEVFTSASLGIVLKTEGYDRPEALLRDADTAMYRAKELGKSMFKVFNRKMHDQALKLLALETDLRRAVDLDEFVLAYQPIVRLETRHISGFEALIRWPHPEHGTISPDRFIPLAEDTGLIYAIDNLVLNKACEQVRLWQKQFGNDELTLNINISGKHFGQAILPGQVSRALEASGLSPECLNIEITESALMENPSVAEDILKQIKNLGANVCIDDFGTGYSSLSYLQRFPIDVVKLDRSFINDVDDNLDSQAIVRTVFALGRSLDLKIVAEGVETPQQLAFLEREGCRYVQGFLFYKPLFADDVDEVLSGDKHRT